In Nerophis lumbriciformis linkage group LG01, RoL_Nlum_v2.1, whole genome shotgun sequence, the genomic stretch GATACTGGCAGCCCGCGCAGGTTATCATTCTGACAGCAGCTAAAGATATCCCCATGACCTGTGCCCGCAAATGACACATTGCAGCACACAAAACggcagttattgttttttttcccctccctcatgAAATTCAGTGGACATGCAAAGAAGGAAAGCATGCATTAGTCATGGGAATACGGTTTTATATTTACCTCCACCTTCATGGGCTGCCTGTTCCACTTCTGTGCCCTCAGCTCCCTGCTGGTTTTCCATGGCCAGTTCATCTTTGTCCAGGAGACGAGGAGTGCTCCTGGGGCAGCACGGGATCAGCTGCTCCCGATACATCAGGAAAAGGACAATGATAGGCACAGGCAGCTGCGGAGGAACAAATAAAAGTAATTTTCCTCTCAATAGGGAAAttgaactaaattgttttgggggccacatttccagaaaactgaggggggggggggggggggttctctcTTTAGTATTAACCCTTTTTTGTATGTTCTGTAGaatatttgattttggtctagtCAGTTACAAGGGTGTGCTGCTGGGtttaaggatcttctgcaaaaaagctagtcaaagataatCTCTATGACAGCCCCGGTGTTTTTAGGAATCCTCTGCATAAATGTGGGCTTTTcgcaatttttttattaatttttttactgaactcGAGGGATACcaattgaatagcccaaatggtgCAAAAGAAAGGACCTacaatagaaccttgaggaacagtACGAGTATAATAATACTACTGTATAactaagttgaacaaatgactactgactgtgtctgaagtaaacaagctacagccacaccttagttacataaatcccaTAACAAAAAACCTTTGAAAGTGACAGAAATGGAGAGGACTTGAAGGGGTAccgtgaggaacgcctcagttatgtaaatcattaGTTTAGACCTAAGTgtcctatgtttgctagcaagtttGAAATGTCatcgcaaggatctgccaatatgTTTAAAGTGGTCCATGTTCCTctgaggttcttaacctttttgacctaggAGACCCAACCTTTTTCACTAAAGAGGCGCCCCGAGCCCACTCAAATAGTAACACTGATAAAGTCATCCTTCACATGGTTTTAATCGCATTCAATTATTATTTCTAACCTATATACAGTTTAAAACCTTGAAACCAAATATCAGGCTTTGTTTAAAAAGATAAGTACTATTCAAATACACTGCATAAAAAtgcactcataaataactgacgaaaaatgtatttacatacaaatatgttgtgctaaaataaataaactaaattaataataaatatgttggggacggcgtggcgcagtgggagagtggccgtgcgctacccgagggtcactggttccatccccacctagtaccaacctcgtcatgtctgttgtgtcctgagcaagacacttcacccttgctcctgatgggtgctggttagcgccttgcatggcagctacctccatcagtgtgtgaatgtgtgtgtgaatgggtaaatgtggaagtagtgtcaaagcgctttgagtaccttgaaggtagaaaagcgctatacaagtacaacccatttatcattatttatcatttctTGGCCTTCgtttagtggccttgtggttagagtgtccgccctgagatcggtaggtcgtgagttcaaaccccggccgagtcataccaaaggctataaaaatgggacccactacctccctgcttggcactcagcatcaagggttcgaattgggggttaaatcaccaaaatgattccctcacctcccagggggtggaacaaggggatgggtcaaatgcagaggataatttcaccacatcgagtttgtgtgtgactatccttggtactttactttaactttaacttaataaaatgttaattaaattaaagtgcaaattaaaatacagcttcccCACCTTAGTCAttgttttgtgtaaaaaaaaccccaccatgactttagcttcagttttcttctgtttgtttgagattgtcattactgccacaagtggtggaaaagtgttttaTAACTgagggcccatacggaccacagctgagaaacatatattttttgacaGTCCTCTAGGGGgagctcgcggcccaacaatggatCCCCAgcccaatggttaagaaacactgctctatacaacAATAgagctctagtgtttttaggaatttgctgcaaaaatgtttgttttgaattGTATTAGGGGGGCCAATATGGTCTCATTCCGCCAGTTGAATTGCCCTGCACTAGAGACTTGAAATATAATATCAAGTCAGTGCCTTTATTTGGTGCATTTACATTTATAAGTGCCATGATCCAGAAGGCATAGTGCACAATGGACTCTTCTTCTCCTCCCCCATGGGGCAAGTGACTCTGATTGATGTTTTGCGCTGCAATGGGACTGTTTCTCAGCATGTTCCTGAAGTGATGCATCATCTCTGTCCCGTTCTCAGTGTGATTCCCACAGCCGTGCTCTGAGAGGAAAGGATCTGCAATCAGAGGGCTCACTAGGGCTCCGAAGCCAATGAAGAAATGAAGAGCCTGCACAAATGtccaagacaaaaacaaagatgtGAATTATACTTTTAATTAAAAAGCAGTTATTTTGTCTGGTTATGGAAGATGCTCTTTCACCTGTAAGAAAACAGCTGAGTCCTTCTGATATATGGTGACCAGCTGGATGTTTGCAATGGTGTCAATAATTCCCATGGCCAAACCAGAGACAGCCATGGCGATGGCCAACACCAGGACATTATTGCACAGCGGGATGATAGCAAATATCACAGAGATGAAGAGAGCGGAGACAAATAAAGCCGACAGAGCAGAGAACAACCTAAAAAAGATGAGTGTTGATTATTCATAACCAACTAAACACACACGCTCTTACCGCCACACTTACGTCCTCTTAAAGATTCCGCCGACCGTGCTGCCGATCAACAAGCAGAACTGTTGGGAGAAGAACACCCAGGTAATCTGGCTCAGCGTGGAGTTGGTTTGACATTTCAAATCTAGAATAGTAGGTCCAAGAAAGGCAATGCACAGTCCAAAACTGAAAAAAACACTCCAGTAAGTCAAGGTGTGGTGAGCGTTCCTTTTAAACAGAGTTACTATCCGTTGATCCACAAACATCTTGGCCACACTTAACCAGCACTAAACCCTGTAAAAGCAGCTGGTTGGATTGTCGGGAGTTCCCTTGGTTTCTTTTAAAGCCTTCTGCTGCCTCTGCTTTTTGGATTGCTTAACTAAAAAAGGATGTCCTCTTGAGTTAATGGGTGAAGTGGAGATGCTTCTAACAATAATATGCTTATGTGAATTGGGTCAATGATTGGTGACAAAATAAAGCCTCTGTTGAAATGCTACCAGAAAGTGTGCATTTATGTTTTGTGTCACCAACAGGCCCAGTTATGGAAATGTTCCCATCTGACGCGTTCAGaaagttttgttctttttgtgACTACACACACTTGCATCACAG encodes the following:
- the mfsd4ab gene encoding major facilitator superfamily domain-containing protein 4B isoform X2: MFVDQRIVTLFKRNAHHTLTYWSVFFSFGLCIAFLGPTILDLKCQTNSTLSQITWVFFSQQFCLLIGSTVGGIFKRTLFSALSALFVSALFISVIFAIIPLCNNVLVLAIAMAVSGLAMGIIDTIANIQLVTIYQKDSAVFLQALHFFIGFGALVSPLIADPFLSEHGCGNHTENGTEMMHHFRNMLRNSPIAAQNINQSHLPHGGGEEESIVHYAFWIMALINLPVPIIVLFLMYREQLIPCCPRSTPRLLDKDELAMENQQGAEGTEVEQAAHEGGGHGDIFSCCQNDNLRGLPVSFFMIHILGGMVLFMTDGIVGAYAGFVYAYAVAPPISLSHKTAGYLPSIFWAAITAGRLLSIPLTYRFPVVRLLMFNLVGAIVTVLLLLILYTSSTFLFVGTGLCGFFLSSIFPCMLAYTEDILSYQGCATTILVTSAGMGEMVMQVVVGSIIQTEGSYSFLLCGVIIASIGFIVFIGLLFFARMHTNYLTGTTKKSAMVEEETPEQNGSAKVEPKEEAGKS
- the mfsd4ab gene encoding major facilitator superfamily domain-containing protein 4B isoform X1, yielding MFVDQRIVTLFKRNAHHTLTYWSVFFSFGLCIAFLGPTILDLKCQTNSTLSQITWVFFSQQFCLLIGSTVGGIFKRTLFSALSALFVSALFISVIFAIIPLCNNVLVLAIAMAVSGLAMGIIDTIANIQLVTIYQKDSAVFLQALHFFIGFGALVSPLIADPFLSEHGCGNHTENGTEMMHHFRNMLRNSPIAAQNINQSHLPHGGGEEESIVHYAFWIMALINLPVPIIVLFLMYREQLIPCCPRSTPRLLDKDELAMENQQGAEGTEVEQAAHEGGGHGDIFSCCQNDNLRGLPVSFFMIHILGGMVLFMTDGIVGAYAGFVYAYAVAPPISLSHKTAGYLPSIFWAAITAGRLLSIPLTYRFPVVRLLMFNLVGAIVTVLLLLILYTSSTFLFVGTGLCGFFLSSIFPCMLAYTEDILSYQGCATTILVTSAGMGEMVMQVVVGSIIQTEGSYSFLLCGVIIASIGFIVFIGLLFFARMHTNYLTAGTTKKSAMVEEETPEQNGSAKVEPKEEAGKS